In Panicum virgatum strain AP13 unplaced genomic scaffold, P.virgatum_v5 scaffold_2972, whole genome shotgun sequence, the following are encoded in one genomic region:
- the LOC120694075 gene encoding uncharacterized protein LOC120694075: MISSPKCVVDAIAALSQDQKNKIKELGFGELLKFSLDGFGDRYMLEFLMDHTDPENMEIRVGGGDKNLPINEHVVQCVLGVPTGKGRDTPDSPYMESELNNLRTELGVKTDKIKSSDLIAKINGGGTDYLTIRCFFILLCYKLLFPGSQNHVTKREVALTHSPKDIAEVNWAKAVVDNLRSAARKWHSDKLAVSKKKRTLSGSVTFLLLYYLDHLRSPHSIPCIITPRTSVYTTDIIKKIIKADKRSRSGHIYGLLDFRSMVGTCYSMGSRQLVPNIRIEPLHSNFFQDLSPRKREIATSYVNTVEHSNFFQDLSPRKREIATSYVNTVDILMEQILKERNQFMISMGAQDAQNSSRAAEPQGGDSGIQDDPRNEHSEAYPSPAADDALPSDDTNPRYAELAEAMSTREQKRKEPSSMTHAAPQSSHGTPTSPRASVDTPDVSNDLLHPPETTQEDASLHPTQQIQEEDLETPVAPVRPHRVVRPVNKLTYSKKQIRRRRK; this comes from the exons ATGATATCATCACCAAAGTGTGTAGTAGATGCAATAGCGGCCCTCTCACAGGACCAAAAGAATAAGATCAAAGAGTTGGGCTTTGGGGAGCTTCTAAAGTTTAGTTTAGATGGCTTTGGAGACCGCTACATGCTAGAATTCCTCATGGACCACACAGACCCAGAAAATATGGAAATTCGAGTGGGGGGAGGAGATAAGAACCTGCCCATCAATGAACACGTAGTACAATGCGTTCTTGGCGTGCCAACTGGAAAGGGAAGAGACACACCAGATTCCCCCTACATGGAATCTGAACTTAACAATCTGAGAACAGAGCTTGGTGTCAAAACTGACAAAATTAAAAGCTCTGACCTCATAGCCAAGATCAATGGTGGTGGCACAGACTATTTGACCATCCGTTGCTTTTTTATTCTGTTGTGCTACAAACTTCTGTTCCCTGGTTCACAAAACCATGTTACCAAGCGGGAGGTTGCCCTGACCCATTCACCCAAGGACATTGCGGAGGTGAACTGGGCAAAGGCTGTTGTCGATAACCTCCGTTCGGCAGCCCGCAAGTGGCACTCTGATAAGTTGGCGGTTTCAAAGAAGAAAAGGACACTCTCTGGTTCTGTGACATTCTTACTG TTGTACTATCTAGACCATCTACGGAGTCCTCACAGTATACCTTGCATTATCACCCCGAGGACTTCCGTCTACACCACGGATATtatcaaaaaaatcataaaagcaGACAAGAGGAGTCGCAGTGGTCACATTTATGGCCTCCTAGAT TTCAGGAGCATGGTGGGTACATGCTATTCAATGGGTAGTAGGCAACTTGTTCCGAACATCAGAATTGAACCGTTGCATTCCAatttttttcaagatttaagcCCACGAAAGAGGGAAATTGCCACATCATATGTCAACACAGTTGAGCATTCCAatttttttcaagatttaagcCCACGAAAGAGGGAAATTGCCACATCATATGTCAACACAGTTGACATTTTGATGGAACAAATTTTGAAGGAGAGGAATCAGTTTATGATCTCCATGGGCGCGCAAGATGCCCAGAACAGCAGCAGAGCAGCTGAGCCTCAGGGCGGTGACTCAGGGATCCAAGATGATCCCCGGAACGAGCATTCTGAAGCTTATCCTTCTCCTGCTGCTGATGATGCTCTTCCTTCTGATGACACTAATCCCAGGTATGCCGAGCTAGCAGAAGCTATGTCTACCAG GGAGCAGAAGAGGAAGGAACCAAGTAGTATGACTCATGCGGCACCACAGTCATCACATG GTACACCAACATCTCCCAGGGCCTCGGTCGACACACCTGATGTGTCGAATGATCTGCTCCATCCACCGGAGACGACTCAGGAGGATGCCTCACTCCATCCGACGCAGCAGATTCAGGAGGAGGATCTGGAGACACCCGTCGCTCCGGTCAGACCCCACAGAGTGGTTCGCCCCGTCAACAAGTTGACTTACTCTAAGAAGCAGATTCGTCGTCGTAGGAAGTAG